Proteins from one Xenorhabdus griffiniae genomic window:
- the asd gene encoding aspartate-semialdehyde dehydrogenase: MSKSVGFIGWRGMVGSVLMQRMIEERDFDEINPVFFTTSQHGLPAPQFTINRTGTSGILQDAFDIEALSALDIIISCQGGDYTNEIYPKLRATGWQGYWIDAASALRMNDDAVIILDPVNHQHIQNSLNKGIKTFVGGNCTVSLMLMSLGGLFTNDLIEWASVSSYQAASGGGARHMRELLVQMGMLHNQVAEELQNPACAILDIEKRVTDFTRSGALPTDQFGVPLAGSLIPWIDKQLENGQSREEWKGQAETNKILNTGNNVITIDGLCVRIGALRCHSQAFTLKLKKDIPIHEIETLLASHNDWVRVIPNDRELTMRELTPAAVTGTLNTPVGRLRKLNMGPEYLSAFTVGDQLLWGAAEPLRRMLRILL, encoded by the coding sequence ATGAGTAAGAGTGTAGGTTTTATCGGTTGGCGCGGTATGGTCGGCTCAGTATTGATGCAGCGGATGATAGAAGAGCGGGATTTTGACGAAATAAATCCGGTTTTCTTCACAACCTCCCAACACGGGCTTCCAGCCCCGCAGTTTACAATAAATCGTACAGGAACATCAGGCATCTTACAGGATGCTTTTGATATTGAGGCGCTGAGTGCGCTGGATATTATCATTAGTTGCCAGGGGGGGGATTATACCAATGAAATCTATCCTAAACTGAGAGCAACTGGCTGGCAGGGATATTGGATCGATGCTGCTTCTGCACTGCGTATGAATGATGATGCTGTCATTATTCTTGATCCTGTCAACCATCAACATATTCAAAATAGCTTAAATAAAGGCATCAAAACCTTTGTTGGCGGTAATTGTACGGTTAGCTTGATGCTGATGTCATTGGGAGGACTGTTTACCAATGATTTAATTGAGTGGGCATCGGTATCAAGCTATCAGGCGGCTTCTGGCGGTGGCGCTCGCCATATGCGTGAACTGCTGGTGCAAATGGGGATGCTGCATAATCAGGTGGCTGAGGAGCTACAAAACCCTGCTTGCGCGATTTTGGATATTGAAAAACGTGTAACGGATTTTACCCGTAGCGGTGCATTGCCAACTGACCAGTTTGGTGTTCCTTTAGCGGGAAGCTTAATTCCGTGGATTGATAAGCAACTGGAAAATGGACAGAGTCGCGAAGAATGGAAAGGCCAGGCCGAAACCAACAAGATCTTGAATACGGGTAATAACGTGATCACGATTGATGGCTTGTGTGTCCGCATTGGGGCATTACGCTGTCATAGTCAGGCATTTACCCTGAAATTGAAAAAAGATATCCCGATCCATGAAATTGAAACATTGCTGGCTTCCCATAATGATTGGGTACGCGTTATTCCAAATGATCGCGAATTAACGATGCGGGAGTTAACACCGGCGGCGGTGACTGGCACGTTGAATACACCAGTAGGACGTCTACGTAAGTTGAATATGGGACCGGAATATTTATCTGCCTTTACGGTGGGCGATCAGTTGCTATGGGGAGCCGCAGAGCCTTTGCGCCGTATGTTGCGTATTTTGCTGTAG